In a genomic window of Punica granatum isolate Tunisia-2019 chromosome 6, ASM765513v2, whole genome shotgun sequence:
- the LOC116212165 gene encoding tetratricopeptide repeat protein 5-like, producing MSSGVEEGGDLMAKATEAANNLYVLRDTYFPPNPQDKLTKLRMESDAALKLLDSIPPDQRKLPLQRATYEYLRGKILDVFPDYRKEAEDHLSKAVKLNPSLADAWLCLGNCIWKKGDLLSAKNCFNLALSKGPNKEILCQLSMLVRKLAQGSENQAEMVEESIKHAKEAIALDVKDGNSWYNLGNACLTSFFVTGAWDHGKLLQSLKAYQNAEKDERMKSNPDLYFNCATVNKYLENYERALSGFEAAALKDPGLNASDEVQKIVNLLDKLDNFLKVHKKAKRLASMASSLTSVSLSPPYRRANVDALTEGLNKAVAVVGKVLFFVKHDNVAPLYYLVCDSNQTCFVLSVYGMSADAIKEGDQLILLDPIYRFADFSWRGKSYQFKSIRVDFLNQLLLNGKPLSPSQAVRASIHAQHKP from the exons ATGAGCAGCGGAGTAGAAGAAGGGGGAGACTTGATGGCGAAAGCCACCGAAGCTGCTAACAATCTCTACGTACTCCGGGACACCTACTTTCCGCCCAACCCACAAGACAAGCTCACCAAGCTGCGCATGGAATCTGATGCAGCCCTCAAGCTCCTCGACTCAATCCCTCCAG ATCAGAGGAAATTGCCCCTGCAACGTGCGACTTATGAATACCTCAGAGGAAAGATATTAGATGTATTTCCTGACTACAGAAAAGAAGCAGAGGATCATCTCTCAAAAGCT GTTAAGTTGAATCCATCTCTTGCAGATGCTTGGCTATGTTTAGGTAATTGCATTTGGAAGAAAGGGGATCTTCTTTCAGCAAAGAACTGCTTCAATCTTGCATTAAGCAAG GGTCCAAACAAAGAGATACTGTGCCAACTGTCAATGCTTGTGAGAAAACTGGCCCAAG GTTCTGAGAATCAAGCAGAAATGGTTGAAGAAAGtataaaacatgcaaaagaAGCTATCGCATTGGATGTGAAGGATGGGAATTCCTGGT ATAATCTTGGAAACGCATGCCTCACGAGCTTTTTTGTGACTGGTGCATGGGATCATGGCAAACTTCTTCAGTCATTGAAAGCATACCAGAATGCT GAAAAAGATGAGAGAATGAAGTCCAATCCAGACCTTTATTTCAATTGTGCTACG GTGAACAAGTATCTAGAGAACTATGAGAGGGCCCTTAGTGGATTTGAGGCTGCTGCTCTGAAAGATCCTGGGTTGAATGCTTCTGATGAGGTCCAAAAAATAGTGAATCTTCTTGACAAGTTGGACAACTTTTTGAAG GTGCATAAAAAAGCAAAACGACTCGCATCGATGGCCTCCTCCCTCACTTCTGTCAGCT TGAGTCCTCCATACAGAAGGGCAAATGTAGATGCTCTGACAGAGGGTCTAAACAAAGCAGTAGCAGTGGTTGGAAAGGTGCTTTTCTTTGTCAAGCACGATAACGTCGCTCCACT ATACTATCTGGTATGCGATTCAAATCAGACGTGCTTTGTCCTATCGGTTTATGGGATGAGTGCTGATGCG ATAAAAGAAGGAGATCAACTGATACTACTTGATCCTATTTATCGGTTCGCCGATTTTTCTTGGAGAGGAAAG TCTTACCAGTTCAAATCGATTCGCGTGGACTTCCTCAATCAGCTGCTCTTGAACGGGAAGCCCTTGTCTCCTAGCCAAGCAGTTCGAGCTTCAATCCATGCACAGCATAAACCATGA
- the LOC116212006 gene encoding loganic acid O-methyltransferase-like, which yields MIMDSSFAMKGGDGPTSYSQNSSFQGSISDQAKALLVKGIQQNIVLPTDPNGTMHRTFRIADLGCSVGPNTIACVQTIMEAVKAKYKAEGIQLETLEFQVFFNDQVSSDFNTLFQTFLQDRSYTVAGVPGSFHGKLFPKASMNVMHSSMALHWLSEVPKEVKRPESPAWNKGKITYSESAPEVIEAFSTQFQRDLEEFFRQRSLETVDNGLLIILMPCRPDGTRPSESLFIQGNECLLGHLLVDMAKEGLLDEALIDSFNLSVFVPTAAEVREVAAKIECLSVEVVEKICLPRSLGPVFQNPGHLSRLMRAVTEDIIAKHFGPAASDLIYSRLPKKIEERSLESPPPPCLGNIERFENLFMLLRKNAVSN from the exons ATGATAATGGACTCTTCATTTGCGATGAAAGGAGGAGATGGCCCCACAAGCTACTCCCAGAACTCATCTTTCCAG GGCAGCATATCAGATCAAGCCAAGGCCCTTCTGGTGAAGGGCATTCAGCAAAATATTGTACTTCCAACTGATCCAAACGGCACAATGCATCGAACCTTTCGAATCGCGGACCTCGGATGTTCAGTTGGCCCCAATACCATTGCTTGTGTCCAGACAATCATGGAAGCCGTCAAGGCCAAATACAAGGCCGAAGGCATCCAACTCGAAACACTAGAATTCCAAGTATTCTTCAATGATCAAGTCAGTAGCGACTTTAATACATTATTCCAGACATTCCTGCAGGACCGATCCTATACGGTTGCCGGAGTCCCAGGCTCTTTCCATGGCAAACTATTCCCCAAGGCATCTATGAACGTCATGCACTCTAGTATGGCGCTTCACTGGCTTAGTGAGGTCCCTAAAGAGGTGAAGAGGCCCGAATCTCCGGCGTGGAATAAAGGGAAAATAACTTACAGTGAAAGTGCTCCTGAAGTCATCGAGGCTTTTAGTACCCAGTTCCAGAGGGATTTAGAGGAGTTCTTTAGGCAAAGATCGTTGGAGACGGTAGACAATGGGCTACTGATAATTTTGATGCCATGCCGGCCGGATGGTACTCGACCATCGGAGTCATTGTTCATCCAGGGTAATGAGTGTTTACTAGGCCATTTACTCGTTGACATGGCCAAAGAG GGCCTGCTGGATGAAGCACTCATAGACTCATTTAATTTGTCAGTGTTCGTCCCAACCGCAGCTGAAGTGAGAGAGGTGGCTGCAAAGATCGAGTGCTTGAGCGTTGAGGTAGTCGAAAAGATATGCCTTCCCAGAAGCCTCGGCCCGGTCTTTCAAAACCCTGGGCATCTTTCTCGCTTAATGCGAGCGGTAACTGAAGACATCATAGCAAAGCACTTCGGGCCTGCCGCTTCTGATCTCATCTACTCGAGACTACCCAAGAAGATTGAAGAGAGGTCATTGGAGTCGCCTCCACCGCCATGCCTTGGGAACATTGAGAGGTTCGAAAATTTGTTCATGCTCCTAAGGAAAAATGCGGTCTCTAATTGA